The Stenotrophomonas sp. ZAC14D1_NAIMI4_1 DNA segment CCCTGCCCGTGGTCGCCGTGTGTGCGGCGATCTGGGGTGCGTATGCGCTGGCCGGCCTGTACGGCATCGCCATCGCCGCCACCGCGATGCTGTCGATGGCCGGCATGATCGTAGCGCTGGATGCCTACGGACCGATCACCGACAACGCCGGCGGCATCGCCGAGATGGCTGAGCTGCCCTCGGACATCCGCGACATCACCGACCCGCTCGATGCGGTGGGCAACACCACCAAGGCGGTGACCAAGGGCTATGCGATCGGTTCGGCGGCGCTGGCCGCGCTGGTGCTGTTTGCCGATTACACCCACAACCTGCAGACGGCCAACCCCGGCCAGGAGTTCCGCTTCGACCTCAGCGACCACACGGTGATCATCGGCCTGCTGATCGGCGGCCTGATTCCCTACCTGTTCGGTGCGATGGCGATGGAAGCCGTCGGCCGCGCGGCCGGTGCGGTGGTGGAGGAAGTACGCCGCCAGTTCCGCGAGATCCCCGGCATCATGCAGGGCACCGCCAAGCCGCAGTACGACAGGGCCGTGGACATGCTGACCCGCTCGGCCATCCGCGAAATGATCGTGCCTTCGCTGTTGCCGGTGGCCGTGCCGGTGGTGGTGGGCCTGCTGCTGGGGCCGCGCGCGCTGGGCGGCCTGCTGATCGGCACGATCGTCACCGGCCTGTTCGTGGCCATTTCAATGACCACCGGCGGCGGCGCCTGGGACAACGCCAAGAAGTACATCGAGGATGGCCACTTCGGCGGCAAGGGCAGCGAGGCGCACAAAGCCGCGGTGACCGGTGACACCGTCGGTGACCCGTACAAGGACACCGCCGGCCCAGCCATCAATCCGCTGATCAAGATCATCAACATCGTGGCGCTGCTGCTGGTGCCGCTGCTGTAGATCCACGCCATGCGTGGATGGCAGGCCGGGCGGGATCAGCGGCCGCGCAGGTGGAACGCCACGGGCACCATCACTTCCACCGGGTCGCCGGCCACTTCGGCCGGCGGCACCGGAACCGGGCTGGCGCGCTGCACGGTTTCCAGGGTTTCCTGGTCCAGCAACGCGAAGCCACTGCCGCGCTCGATGCGCGCGGCGGACACGCGCCCGTCGCGGTACACGGCAAACCGCACATACACCACGCCCTGCTGGCGCAGGCGCTCGGACTGGCGCGGGTAGCGCCGGTGCTGCTGCAGGTGGCCCAGCAACAGGCCCTGCCAGGTGGCGTTGGCGCGGCTGCGCTCGCCAGCGGTGGTCTGCTGCGCGGCGTATCGCGTGGCAACGTCGGCGGGAACCTCCGGCGGTGCGGTGCTGCGCTCGACATTGGCGTCCGCGCTGTCCTGCGCCGTGCTGGCCGGCACCTGCGGCTTCGGCGGCAGATCCCCCTGCGGCTGCGGCGGCACCTTGGGCACGGGCGGCGGTT contains these protein-coding regions:
- a CDS encoding energy transducer TonB; translation: MSTLRRWATSLAIVLLAHAVLASAVWWWHARATPAPTAAPPAALMLELAPTVQAPPAPPRALPTGPLQQEQQRRETTPQPPPVPKVPPQPQGDLPPKPQVPASTAQDSADANVERSTAPPEVPADVATRYAAQQTTAGERSRANATWQGLLLGHLQQHRRYPRQSERLRQQGVVYVRFAVYRDGRVSAARIERGSGFALLDQETLETVQRASPVPVPPAEVAGDPVEVMVPVAFHLRGR